Proteins encoded within one genomic window of Felis catus isolate Fca126 chromosome C1, F.catus_Fca126_mat1.0, whole genome shotgun sequence:
- the PARS2 gene encoding probable proline--tRNA ligase, mitochondrial: protein MHKCFPARGVMEGLLSRCRALPAPTTCGRQLSGYVPHRFYHRGPERGKRLVLSRMFQPQNLREDQVLSPEGRSGDLSCKSQRLMLQVGLIHPASPGCYHLLPYTVRAIEKLERVIDQEMQAIGGQKVNMPSLSPAELWRATKRWDLMGKELLRLRDRHGKEYCLGPTHEEAITALVASQQTLSYKQLPFLLYQVTRKFRDEPRPRFGLLRGREFYMKDMYTFDSSPEAALETYGLVCGAYSSLFHRLGLQCVRVQADVGSIGGTTSHEFQLPAEVGEDRFAVCPGCGFSANMETLHSSQTSCPACRGPLTESRGIEVGHTFYLGTKYSSVFSAQFTNAHGKPCLAEMGCYGLGVTRILAAGIEVLSTEDSVRWPSLLAPYHVCLIPPKKGSREEAATELTGGLYDLITEAVPQLRGEVLLDDRTHLTIGNRLKDANKFGYPFVIIAGKRALEDPAHFEVRCQNTGEVVFLTREGVTEFLSQVQVV from the coding sequence GCACAAGTGCTTCCCCGCACGGGGTGTCATGGAAGGGCTGCTGTCGAGATGCAGGGCACTGCCCGCCCCGACCACCTGCGGCCGCCAGCTCTCTGGGTACGTTCCTCACAGGTTTTACCACCgtggcccagagagagggaagcgCTTGGTGCTGTCCCGCATGTTCCAGCCCCAGAACCTTCGGGAAGACCAGGTGCTCTCTCCTGAGGGCAGATCTGGCGACCTGAGCTGTAAGAGCCAGCGGCTGATGCTGCAGGTGGGTCTGATCCACCCGGCAAGCCCCGGCTGTTACCACCTCCTGCCTTATACCGTGCGTGCCATAGAGAAGCTCGAGCGGGTGATAGACCAGGAGATGCAGGCCATCGGGGGACAGAAGGTCAACATGCCCAGCCTCAGCCCAGCAGAGCTCTGGCGCGCCACCAAGCGGTGGGACTTGATGGGCAAGGAGCTGCTAAGACTTAGAGACAGACACGGCAAGGAATACTGCTTAGGACCAACTCACGAGGAAGCCATCACGGCCCTGGTCGCCTCCCAGCAGACACTGTCCTACAAGCAGCTTCCGTTCCTGCTGTACCAGGTGACAAGGAAGTTTCGGGACGAGCCCAGgccccgctttggtcttcttcgcGGCCGGGAGTTTTACATGAAGGACATGTACACCTTCGACTCCTCCCCAGAGGCCGCCCTGGAGACCTACGGCCTGGTGTGCGGGGCCTACAGCAGCCTGTTCCACAGGCTGGGGCTGCAGTGCGTCAGGGTCCAGGCGGACGTGGGCAGCATCGGGGGCACCACGTCTCACGAGTTCCAGCTGCCGGCCGAGGTCGGGGAGGACCGGTTTGCGGTCTGTCCCGGCTGCGGCTTCTCGGCCAACATGGAGACGCTGCATTCGTCGCAGACCAGCTGCCCTGCTTGCCGGGGACCACTGACCGAAAGCAGAGGCATCGAGGTGGGGCACACGTTTTACCTAGGCACGAAGTACTCCTCCGTTTTCAGTGCCCAGTTTACCAACGCCCACGGCAAACCGTGCCTGGCCGAGATGGGCTGCTACGGCCTGGGTGTGACGCGGATACTGGCTGCTGGCATTGAGGTGCTGTCCACCGAAGACTCTGTTCGCTGGCCCAGCCTCCTCGCGCCTTACCACGTGTGCCTCATCCCCCCGAAGAAGGGCAGTAGGGAGGAGGCGGCCACCGAGCTCACGGGCGGCCTGTACGACCTCATCACGGAGGCAGTGCCGCAGCTCCGTGGTGAGGTCCTGCTCGATGACAGGACCCATCTGACCATCGGAAACAGACTGAAAGACGCCAACAAGTTTGGGTACCCCTTTGTGATCATCGCCGGCAAGAGGGCCCTGGAGGACCCTGCCCATTTTGAAGTCCGGTGCCAGAACACCGGTGAGGTGGTCTTCCTCACCAGAGAAGGAGTCACGGAATTTCTGAGCCAAGTGCAAGTTGTCTGA